A single genomic interval of Lathyrus oleraceus cultivar Zhongwan6 chromosome 7, CAAS_Psat_ZW6_1.0, whole genome shotgun sequence harbors:
- the LOC127104470 gene encoding uncharacterized protein LOC127104470, with the protein MGNELFKKTPEGILLKCLGENEAYLALSSVHSGACGAHQEGYKMKWLLFRYGMYWPTMLKDCIEFAKGCQECQVHAGIQHAPASELHAIIKPLPFRGWALDLIEEIRPTSSKGQKYILVGIDYFTKWVEAVPLVNMDQETVIEFIQRQILYRFGIPERKKPKNWHKTLDQTLWACRTSPKEATNTTPFQLTFGHDAVLPVEIYLLSMRIQRQGEIPSDLYWEMMMNELVDLDEERLHALEVLRRQKERVAKAYNKRVKGKTFIMNDLSWKVILPMDQKNKTLGKWYPHWEGPFRILKAFSNNAYEIKELVEDRRILKVNGKYLKKYKPFVHEVKIITM; encoded by the exons ATGGGAAATGAATTATTCAAGAAAACCCCTGAAGGGATCCTGTTGAAATGTTTAGGAGAAAACGAGGCGTACTTAGCATTATCTAGTGTACATAGTGGAGCCTGTGGAGCACACCAGGAAGGCTATAAGATGAAATGGTTGCTTTTCAGATATGGAATGTATTGGCCCACCATGTTAAAAGATTGTATAGAATTTGCTAAGGGTTGCCAagaatgtcaagtacatgcaggaATTCAACATGCTCCTGCAAGTGAGCTTCATGCAATTATCAAGCCTTTGCCTTTCAGAGGTTGGGCATTAGATCTGATTGAGGAAATTCGACCTACTTCATCCAAAGGTCAAAAGTACATCCTTGTGGGAAttgactatttcactaaatgggtcGAAGCAGTACCTTTAGTAAATATGGATCAAGAAACTGTCATTGAATTCATTCAAAGGCAAATATTATATAGATTTGGGATCCCAGAAA GGAAGAAGCCaaaaaattggcacaaaactTTAGATCAAACACTTTGGGCTTGTAGAACCTCCCCTAAAGAAGCTACTAATACCACACCTTTCCAACTTACATTTGGACATGATGCAGTATTACCTGTCGAAATCTACTTGCTATCAATGAGAATCCAAAGACAAGGAGAAATTCCATCTGACCTATATTGGGAAATGATGATGAATGAACTGGTTGATTTGGACGAAGAAAGGTTACATGCATTAGAAGTATTAAGAAGACAGAAGGAAAGGGTAGCAAAAGCATACAATAAGAGGGTCAAAGGTAAAACTTTCATTATGAATGATTTAAGTTGGAAAGTTATATTACCTATGGATCAAAAGAACAAAACATTAGGAAAATGGTATCCACATTGGGAAGGACCTTTTCGAATTTTAAAAGCATTTTCAAATAATGCATACGAAATAAAAGAACTAGTAGAGGATCGAAGAATCCTAAAAGTAAATGGGAAATACTTAAAGAAGTATAAACCATTTGTGCATGAAGTTAAAATCATAACAATGTAG